Proteins encoded within one genomic window of Hevea brasiliensis isolate MT/VB/25A 57/8 chromosome 8, ASM3005281v1, whole genome shotgun sequence:
- the LOC131182126 gene encoding uncharacterized protein LOC131182126, translating to MTPYEALYGRRCRTPLCWTELSESKIIGSDLVTQTEEKVKIIKERLKAAADRQKSYADLKRKDIEYAIGDKVFLKVFPWKKVLRFCKKGKLSPRLIGPYEITERVGPVAYRLALPSELANIHNVFHVSILRRYISDPSHVILAETIGIQLDLSYEEELVKILTRETKELWNKKIPQ from the coding sequence ATGACACCCTATGAAGCCCtatatgggaggagatgtaggacTCCTTTGTGTTGGACGGAGCTTAGTGAAAGTAAGATAATAGGTTCTGACTTGGTGACACAAACAGAGGAAAAAGTCAAGATTATAAAGGAAAGATTAAAGGCAGCtgcagatagacaaaaatcatatgcagacttgaagagaaaagacatAGAGTATGCAATAGGGGATAAGGTGTTCCTTAAGGTttttccatggaagaaagtgctgagatttTGTAAGAAGGGCAAGCTAAGTCCTAGGTTGATTGGCCCATATGAGATcactgaacgtgtgggtccagtagcctataggttAGCTTTGCCATCAGAGCTGGCTaatatacataatgtcttccacgtGTCTATATTGAGGAGATACATAtccgacccttcacatgtcattctaGCTGAGACCATTGGCATTCAGCTTGATTTGTCATATGAAGAGGAACTAGTGAAGATATTGACACGAGAGACCAAAGAGTTATGGAACAAGAAGATTCCCCAGTGA